The Halomonas sp. 'Soap Lake #6' genomic sequence GTCCTGGTAAGGTGCTCACTGGATTAAATAAACGCATTGTACGGGGCGCGAAAGGCTTGGCAGTCAACGATCCTGATAGCTTGGATGCAGCGCTTGAATTGGCTCGTGAAACGTTGGCTGACGGCGTGTGATATGCGACAGTTTTTCGCTATCCTTGCTTATTCACATGGTTAAAGGCAGAACGTTATGACGCAAGAACGTAGAGTCGCGTTAATTACCGGCGCCAGTCGAGGCATTGGGCGTGCTATTGCTCATGAGCTTGGGCGTCAGGGGCGTATTGTGGTGGGTACCGCGACCAGTGAGTCGGGTGCAGAAAGAATTGATGCTGACTTGAAAGAGCATGGTATTGAAGGTGCTGGCATGTGCCTTAATGTCACTGATCAGGCAAGCATTGATGGTGTGCTTAAAGCGATTGGTGAGCGCTTCGGTGCGCCTACTATTCTCGTTAACAATGCCGGTATTACACGCGATAACCTACTCATGCGCATGAAAGAGGATGAGTGGGATTCTGTGGTGGATACTAATCTTAAATCTGTCTATCGCGTTAGCAAAGCATGTTTGCGCGGTATGACAAAAGCACGTTTTGGGCGTATCGTGTCGATTAGTTCAGTCGTGGCCACCATGGGTAATTTAGGCCAGACTAACTACGCTGCAGCGAAAGCGGGTATGGAAGGCTTTAGTCGAGCACTGGCGAGGGAAGTGGCATCGCGAGCTATTACGGTTAATGCCGTCGCGCCTGGTTTCATTGCCACTGACATGACAGAAGCGCTACCTGAAGCGCAGCACGAAATGCTACTAAAGCAGATTCCCCTGGCACGTCTTGGTGGGCCTGAGGAAATTGCAGCCGCAGTCGGCTTTTTGACAAGTGATGCGGCGGGTTATATTACTGGTGAAACGCTGCACGTTAATGGCGGCATGAATATGCGTTGATGGCCTTGAGCTTGGCGGTTGCGTCGACTCAAGGGCGTCTATAAACTACACCGCAGCTTTTGGCTTGCGGTTTCCAAATGGCTGGTTATTGATAACGGCTAATGTGAACGACTGGAGTACGTTGATGAGTACTATTGAAGAGCGCGTGAAGAAAGTTGTGGCAGAGCGCCTGAACGTTAAAGAAGAAGATATCCAGAATAGCTCTTCTTTTACTGAAGACTTAGGTGCTGACTCACTTGACACCGTTGAGTTGGTAATGGCTTTAGAAGAGGAATTTGATACTGAAATTCCTGACGAAGAAGCTGAGAAAATTACTACGGTTCAAGAAGCTATCGACTACGTAAACGCCCATCAGTAAGGGTTAAGTCGACGCATTGAGCGAGGGTGGATTGCTATCACCCAGTTAAAAAAAGCCGTCCTGACACAGGACGGCTTTTTTGCTTTACGGTCACACTGAATATAACGTTCAATCTCCGTTATACTAGTCACCAAATTTCTGCAGCAATTGACCCAGATGGGTCGTGTCACCATGGATGCCTGGAGGAAAGCTGATGGCGCGTAGAAGGGTAGTGGTAACTGGGTTAGGCCTGGTGACCCCGGTGGGCAATAACGTACATGAATCGTGGGCGAACATTGTCGCGGGTAAAAGCGGCGTGGCGCCGATTGAGCATTTTGACACCAGTGGCTTCAATACGCGTTTTGGTGGTTCGGTAAAGAATTTTGATATTAGCCCTTACCTGAACCCCAAAGACGCTCGCAAAATGGATTTGTTTATCCAGTATGGTATGGCCGCCGGAGCCCAGGCGATCCAAGATTCAGGGCTTGAGTGCACTGAAGAAAATGCAGAGCGTATTGGTGTGGCGATTGGTTCTGGAATCGGGGGGCTGCCGATGATTGAACACAATCACAATGCGCTAAACAAAGGAGGCGCTCGTCGCGTCTCACCGTTTTTCGTGCCTGGATCAATCATCAATATGATCTCGGGTAACATGGCGATTCAGCATGGCTTTAAAGGCCCAAACATCGCTATTACCACTGCTTGTACCTCTGGTACTCATAATATCGGATACAGTGCCCGTACGATTGCCTACGGCGATGCTGACGTGATGATTTGCGGTGGAGCTGAGATGGCCACTACGCCGCTAGGCTTGGGTGGATTCTCGGCTGCCAGGGCGCTTTCAACCCGCAATGATAACCCCGAGGCTGCAAGCCGCCCTTGGGATGCTGATCGAGACGGCTTTGTGCTGTCAGATGGTGCGGGAGTTCTCGTGCTTGAAGAGCTCGAGCATGCCAAAGCGCGTGGCGCGAATATTTATGCGGAGTTGGCAGGTTTTGGGATGAGCGATGACGCCTATCACATGACGGCACCGCCTGAAGATGGTCGTGGCGCAGCGCTGTCAATGAGTAACGCTATCAAAGATGCCCAAATGGTGCCTTCTGAAGTGCACTACATCAATGCGCACGGTACCTCTACTGCAGCGGGTGATTTGGCAGAAAGCCGTGCCATTGAACACGTTCTGGGCAGTGCTGCCCAGCAGGTAGCGGTAAGCTCTACGAAATCTATGATTGGTCACCTATTGGGAGCGGCAGGGGCGGTCGAGGCTATTTTTAGTATTCTGGCTATTCGCGATCAGGTAGCTCCGCCTACTATCAACCTTGATAACCCTCAAGAGGGCTGTAATCTCGATTATGTGCCGCATACCGCCCGGGAAATGCGTATTGATGTAGCGTTATCCAATTCGTTTGGTTTTGGTGGCACCAACGGCTCGTTACTGTTCAAAAAGGTGTAACGGGGTATGTCGATGCCCCAGGTGCCATTTGATGACCGCGGGCTAGCGTATGGTGACGGGATATTTGAAACAGTGCTAATGCGTGCTGGTCAGCCGGTGCTCTGGCCTTATCACTATGCTCGCTTGGCGCGAGGTTGTGCGCGTTTAAATATCCCGTTGCCCTCACATGAACAGCTTCAAGAAGCGTGGCAGGACAAACCTGCTTCCGAGTTGGAAGTGCTGAAGCTGATTCTAACTCGAGGAAGCGGTGGGCGCGGTTACGCATTGCCTGATGCAGTGGCACCCCGGTTGCTTAGTCGCCGTACGCCTTTTGTGGTTGATCCTGAGCGCTGGCAGCAAGGCGTTGGTGTACGCATCTGCCAGTTGCGTCTTGGCCATCAGCCCCTGTTGGCGGGCATTAAACACCTCAATCGTTTAGAAAACGTACTAGCGCGCCAAGAGTGGCAAGAGAGTGCGATTGCGGAAGGCTTGCTGGCCGACACCGATGGGAACGTGATAGAAGCCACTAGCATGAATGTTTTTTGGCAGCAGGCAGGGGAACTGTTTACTCCCTGTCTAGCGCGATGCGGAGTGGCGGGCACTCTGCGCGCTGCCCTCCTGGATCAAGGTGTGGTGCGCGAAGCCACTCTACAGCTAAACGCTTTGTTGAATGTTGAGCGTTTGTGGGTGGGCAACTCCGTACAAGGCATCTGGCCAGTAAGTGTGCTAATTAATGAATCGGGCAGTGTGCTTCAGTCTTGGCCGCAGGCTGCCCATGATCCGTTGCAAACGATAGGACATCGCTTGCTTGGCTATTTGTCCTCGCCCAGTCAGGCAGGAACTTAAAAGAGTTGTTGAGGTGTCATGGTGAAACGGTTACTAGCCGCAGTAGGAATGATGGTGGTGCTTGGTGCAGTTGTTGTGGCAGGTGGGTACGCCTATTGGCAAAGCCGTTTAGAAGCCCCGCTGGCGCTTGAAGAACCTACGCTTTACCAAGTGCCTGCGGGTGCTGGTTTTAACCAAGTGGTTGTTCAGCTGGAAGAGCGGGGAATTATTAGTGATGCGTGGGCTTTTCAGTTGATGGCGCGTATGGAGCCTGAGCGAGTGCCGCGGCTGCGGGTGGGGGAGTATCAGCTAATGCCCGGAATGAGTGGCCTAGAGATGATCGCTCTATTGGGCAGCAACAACGTGGTAACGTATCCACTTACCATTCCTGAGGGCTGGACATTTCGCCAGATGCGCGAATTGCTCAGTGTGGCGCCTAAGCTGGAACAGCTTACGGCCGAGTTAAGTGATGAAGAAGTCATGTCGCTACTGGGGCGTGAAGGTACATTTCCTGAGGGGTGGTTTTTCCCCGATACCTATCGCTACCATCTAGGGATGAGCGATGTCGATATTTTGCGCCAGTCTCTCGTCCGT encodes the following:
- the fabG gene encoding 3-oxoacyl-ACP reductase FabG, whose amino-acid sequence is MTQERRVALITGASRGIGRAIAHELGRQGRIVVGTATSESGAERIDADLKEHGIEGAGMCLNVTDQASIDGVLKAIGERFGAPTILVNNAGITRDNLLMRMKEDEWDSVVDTNLKSVYRVSKACLRGMTKARFGRIVSISSVVATMGNLGQTNYAAAKAGMEGFSRALAREVASRAITVNAVAPGFIATDMTEALPEAQHEMLLKQIPLARLGGPEEIAAAVGFLTSDAAGYITGETLHVNGGMNMR
- the acpP gene encoding acyl carrier protein; translated protein: MSTIEERVKKVVAERLNVKEEDIQNSSSFTEDLGADSLDTVELVMALEEEFDTEIPDEEAEKITTVQEAIDYVNAHQ
- the fabF gene encoding beta-ketoacyl-ACP synthase II, with the protein product MARRRVVVTGLGLVTPVGNNVHESWANIVAGKSGVAPIEHFDTSGFNTRFGGSVKNFDISPYLNPKDARKMDLFIQYGMAAGAQAIQDSGLECTEENAERIGVAIGSGIGGLPMIEHNHNALNKGGARRVSPFFVPGSIINMISGNMAIQHGFKGPNIAITTACTSGTHNIGYSARTIAYGDADVMICGGAEMATTPLGLGGFSAARALSTRNDNPEAASRPWDADRDGFVLSDGAGVLVLEELEHAKARGANIYAELAGFGMSDDAYHMTAPPEDGRGAALSMSNAIKDAQMVPSEVHYINAHGTSTAAGDLAESRAIEHVLGSAAQQVAVSSTKSMIGHLLGAAGAVEAIFSILAIRDQVAPPTINLDNPQEGCNLDYVPHTAREMRIDVALSNSFGFGGTNGSLLFKKV
- the pabC gene encoding aminodeoxychorismate lyase, which codes for MSMPQVPFDDRGLAYGDGIFETVLMRAGQPVLWPYHYARLARGCARLNIPLPSHEQLQEAWQDKPASELEVLKLILTRGSGGRGYALPDAVAPRLLSRRTPFVVDPERWQQGVGVRICQLRLGHQPLLAGIKHLNRLENVLARQEWQESAIAEGLLADTDGNVIEATSMNVFWQQAGELFTPCLARCGVAGTLRAALLDQGVVREATLQLNALLNVERLWVGNSVQGIWPVSVLINESGSVLQSWPQAAHDPLQTIGHRLLGYLSSPSQAGT
- the mltG gene encoding endolytic transglycosylase MltG, whose product is MVKRLLAAVGMMVVLGAVVVAGGYAYWQSRLEAPLALEEPTLYQVPAGAGFNQVVVQLEERGIISDAWAFQLMARMEPERVPRLRVGEYQLMPGMSGLEMIALLGSNNVVTYPLTIPEGWTFRQMRELLSVAPKLEQLTAELSDEEVMSLLGREGTFPEGWFFPDTYRYHLGMSDVDILRQSLVRMERILEEVWEGRDDDLTIDTPYEALIMASLIERETGAPEERREIAGVFKRRMEQGMRLQTDPTVIYGMGERYDGRITRADLREATPYNTYVINGMPPTPIAMPGRASLEAAVSPLPGDTLYFVSRGDGTHHFSRTLREHNNAVNRYIRNR